A single genomic interval of Candidatus Deferrimicrobiaceae bacterium harbors:
- the msrA gene encoding peptide-methionine (S)-S-oxide reductase MsrA: MSDCLFLRKPEDAMKTNLVPITEFLGWMMIPLLVATVSGAAENGGGAKQAPQPATATFAGGCFWCMESPFDKRDGVLSVTVGYTGGQKKNPTYEEVSAGGTGHAEAVQIVYDPAKISYERLLGIFWRNVDPLTRDAQFCDHGNQYRSAIFSHDEQQKKLAEASKKALEES; encoded by the coding sequence ATGTCCGACTGCCTATTCTTGCGGAAACCGGAGGATGCGATGAAGACCAACCTCGTGCCGATCACGGAATTCCTCGGTTGGATGATGATCCCGCTGCTGGTGGCCACGGTTTCCGGCGCGGCGGAAAACGGCGGAGGGGCGAAGCAGGCCCCGCAACCGGCGACGGCAACCTTCGCGGGCGGCTGTTTCTGGTGCATGGAGTCCCCTTTCGACAAGCGGGACGGGGTTCTCTCCGTCACGGTGGGATACACGGGGGGACAAAAGAAGAACCCGACCTACGAGGAAGTGTCGGCCGGAGGGACGGGGCACGCCGAGGCCGTGCAGATCGTCTACGACCCCGCGAAAATCTCGTATGAGAGGCTGCTCGGGATCTTCTGGCGCAACGTGGACCCGCTGACCAGGGACGCCCAGTTCTGCGACCACGGAAACCAGTACCGATCGGCGATCTTCTCCCACGACGAGCAGCAAAAAAAACTTGCCGAGGCGTCGAAAAAAGCCCTGGAGGAGTCG